The following is a genomic window from Cloacibacillus sp..
CGATGGAGGCAAAAGCTCCATTGTGCGTTGAAGATAAAAGCGTTGCCGTTCCTGAATTAACGGCCGTCGCACCGGTGGCAAAAATGGACGTCTCCGCTAAAGATCGCGAGGTTGAGGCTTTTAAGGCGTTTCTTGTCGGCCAGCCATATGATGCGACGGCACTGCGCAAAGCCGTAGACGTGTCGAACAGCGCAAATCAGGCAAGCAGCAACGCCGTTATCATTCCCGAGACTGTGCGTGATTCCATTTGGAAGGAAATGGGCGAACGCCATCCGATCTTGAACGCGGTGCGCATGACCTTTGTCAAAGGCGACATTACGATTATAAAAGAATCTTCGAGCGGTGATGAAGCGGCTTGGTATAACGAATCGACAAAGGTTACTGACGGCAGCTTTAGTTTTGCGACACTTGAACTCAAAGGCTATGAGCTTGCCAAAGCGGTACCTGTGACGTGGATGCTTAAAAAGATGTCAATGGATGCGTTCATGCCCTATATCATCTCGTTAATCGCGGAGAAGATGGGCAACGCGCTTGCTAAGTCTGTTGTCGAGGGCAAGGGGGCCGCTGGGTCCAGTGACACATGGAAGAGCCAGCCGCAGGGCATAGCCGTCGCTCTAGAGGCGGAGGCCAGCACGCCGCAGATCGTCACATACAGCGCTTCGGACGATATCGATTATGATAAATTCTGTGATGTGATGGCGAAGATAAAGAGCGGCTATTACGGAGGCTGCGCAATCTACGCGAAGAACACCATGATCTGGACGAAGCTTGCTACGATAAAAGATTCTGACGGTCGTCCCTATTTCGTCACAGACCCCACCAGCGGGGGGGTAGGACGCATTTTCGGACTCACGGTTTATGAAGAGGACGCGGTGAGCGATGATGAGATACTTGTCGGCAACGTCTCTGCCGGTTATGTGGCGAACTGCAACGAGAACGTATCGCTCTACCAAGAGGATCACGTAACCGATCGTTATACCGATTATATGGGATACGCAATTATCGACGGCAAGGTGCTCACGAACAAGGCGTTTGTACTCATAAAAAAATCCTCTTAGCCGTGAGCCCTGAAACGGCCACATTCAGCAAGGCGGTCCCGGCTGATGTGGTGCTCACGGTAACGGGAGCCTCGTTGGTTACATCTGTTAAAAATCAGGCCTCAGTTGTCAATGCAAGTAATTACAGCTATTCGTCCGGTTCGCTCACGATTACCGATGACTATCTGGCCACTCTCGCTAACGGAGCAAAGACGTTTACGGTAGTCACAGACAACGGCAGCGCGGCTGTCGAAATTACGGTCACCGACTGATGCCGCTCTCGCTTGAAGATCTGAAGCTCTATTTGCGAGTGACCGACGATGTCGAGGATGCACTGATCTCGGCGCAGCTTGCTGCGGCGGAATCGTATATCAAGGGTAAGGTAAGCAAAACACAGAGGCTCTCCGCTAGAGAGCCTCTTGCCATTGAGGACGATTCGCTTTACCAGCAGTGCGTTAAGCTTATGGTCGCTCACTGGTACGAAAATCGCGCCATATCCTCCACAACGAGGACGACGGTTATCGGTATCCAGCATACCGTTGACGCGATTGTCGCTCATATTGAAGGATGTGGTGATTATCTATGAACCCCGGAAAGTTAAACCGTTATGTTGTTTTGAAGGGTTTGCAGACAATTCAGGACGAAGGCGGAGGGGCTCAGGAAAGCTACTTGATAAAAAAGAGCTGCTGGGCGTCTATGCGCACAATTCGCACCTACGGCGAAATGCTGGCCAACAGAGACACGAATGTGTGTCTGCTGGAGGTGACGGTGCGTGACAACCGCCGCGCGGATTTGGCGCCGCGGCGTGGAGACATCGTGGAATGGTCAGGCCGAGTCTTCGATGTAGAAAGCGTCTCGCCGCCTGAAAATGGTTATGTTGTGATGATTTGCAGAGAGGAGTCTTGAGCATGGGCGATAAGATTAAAGTCGAATGGGCCGACCGCTGCAACATAAAGCTAAGCCGATCTCTAATGTCCATGTCTAAGGTCATCCAGGACGAATCAGCCGCCGCTTTTCGCCAGACGGCCGATGAAATTCAGGCAGGCGCAAAGGCCGTTGTGCGTGTGCGGACAGGGTTGCTGCGGGAATCGATAAAAAGAACTGTTCGTAGAAAACCAGATTCTATAGTTGCTAGGGTGTTCGCGGATTACCCTGCAACCGATAGAGTGCACAAGACCAGCACAAAGAAGCAGGCAGCGGGTTCCCGCGATTATTATGCCTTTGCGATCGAGTACGGAACGAAACGTAGCCGGGCGTATCCCTTTTTAAAGCCTACGGCCAACAGGCTGGAAGATCGGGCTCTCCGCCGGATAGACGCTATTGTCAACAGGGAGCTTGGCAAAGTATGAGCAGCTTCGATATTGTGGTGGAGGTTCGAAACGCGCTCTTAAACGTAGTTGGCATAACGGATGTCTATGACTCGTTGGTCACGCCTGACAAGGTAAGCTCCGTTGTAAGCCCTTATGCCTGCATAGGCGAATTCAGAAAGACTCAGGGGCGCATCATGGATGCCTCCGAGCAAAAATGCTTTATCGACGTCTTCCTGTGGACTAAATATAAGGGCAAAAAACAATGCATGGAGCTTGCCGATACCTTTGAGAGCTCTTTAGCGGAGCTGGACAGAGATTATTTTCTCGAAGCGGCGTATTTTGACTACGACGAAGTTTCCGGCTGGTCATTGGCACAAATTACCCTCAGAACATATCTGGAATAGAAAGGATGATAAAAGATGAGTAAGATAGCTGCGAAAAATTCGCTCATAATGATAGAAATATCCAACACGGCAACCGCGCTGATGGCGTGCAAAGATTGGGCGCTCAACACCTCGCGCGGAACGATAGACGTTTCTACGATCGATTCTGAATGGAAGGAGTTCTTGACCGGACAGGTTTCTGCTGACGGAAGCGCGACGGTCCTCTATGACCCTACGGATTCCACCGTGCAGACTGCCATCGAAACCGCCATGTGGGAAGGCACTGTGGTAACGATGCATCTCCGGCCGGAGGGAACGGGCAGCGGTAAGCCAGACTATGAACTCGACGCGCTTATCACGGGATGGAACATCACCGGTGCTACGGAAGACGCCATCAGCATCGCTATTTCGTTCACCGGCACCGGCAAGATAACGAAAACCAGCCAGACAACGGCATAAGGAGAAATCAAAATGCAGATAAAACTTGGAGATAGAGAATACGAGGTAAAATATCCTTTTGCGGCCTGCCGAGAGATCGAGCGCGCCTCGGGGCGCAGCATCACGACTTTTGCCTTCGAAACAATAAATCGCGCCACCAGCGGCGACGTTTCGTTTGACGATATAACGCTGCTGGTATGGGGCGGCATTTTGCATGTAAGGCGCAACATTTCGCTTGATCAGGTCGCCATACAGCTCGAAGGACTCGCGGACGACAAGCCGCTGCTGAACGTTTTTGTTGACTGCGCGGCGGAGCTGCGCAAAAGTCTCGACGCCAAGCTCAAATTCGAGGAGCCGACGGCAGAAGAAAAAAACTAGATGAAGAGGCCTCGGAGCAAGACGGTGAAAAAACGGCGGATGAATGTTACCGCACTGCGCTGTTGTTTGCCCTGGGACCTCTGCACCTGACCTTTGATGATCTGTGGCGAATAACGGTGGGTGAATTTGACGATATGGCTACCGCTTACCGCTATAATGAATACCTTGAATCAAGAAAGCGCGCGCAGCTGGCCAGCTGCATTCTGTCCGGACTGGTAAAACAACCGCCGAGCATTCAGGATATCGCCGGAGTGTGGGATGATAAAACGATGCGCGTATACAATAAGATGGAGATGTACGAACTTATCAAAGAGCGCATAAAAAACAAGAAACACAAATAGGCCCTTTTCACAGGGCCTATTTTGTACAACATATGCTATACTGATATAAAATCAGAGAAAAGGAGGGCTAGCGTATGATGCTGATAAATCTTGCTCTTGGTTTGGCTTTTGTTTATTATATCGGCTCGTATTTCATTAAAGAACTTATCAGAGTGCCCTTCTTCTGGTTTGTGCTTCTCGCAGTTGTTTTCGCGGTATATTTGGAACACCAAAGAGAAAGAAAACAAAGCTAATCATTAAAAGTGAATACATCGGCCTCCGCTGACCTGTATGGTTGCGCGGGGGTTTTTTTGTGGAGTAAGGAGGCGGAATAAGTGGCTAAAAACACCTTGGCCGTGCGCATGACCTTGAACGCGTCGGAGTTTACGCGAAATCTAAATAAAGTAAAGCGGCAGCTTAACAACGCCTTTGGTAAAGATGCCATCCAAGGCTCCGAGGCTCTAATGGGCAAGCTGAAATATTTCGGCGTGGGGATCGCGGCGCTGGGAGCCAAGGCCGTAAAAATGGCCTCTGATTTTGAAATGACAAAGAGATCGATGGCGGCACTGGTGGGCAATGTCGATGTTGCCACCGCGCACCTGAGAGACCTTGAAAAATTTGCCGCGACGACGCCGTTTGAATTCACCGGTCTGGTCGACGCGTCC
Proteins encoded in this region:
- a CDS encoding phage major capsid protein, translated to MEAKAPLCVEDKSVAVPELTAVAPVAKMDVSAKDREVEAFKAFLVGQPYDATALRKAVDVSNSANQASSNAVIIPETVRDSIWKEMGERHPILNAVRMTFVKGDITIIKESSSGDEAAWYNESTKVTDGSFSFATLELKGYELAKAVPVTWMLKKMSMDAFMPYIISLIAEKMGNALAKSVVEGKGAAGSSDTWKSQPQGIAVALEAEASTPQIVTYSASDDIDYDKFCDVMAKIKSGYYGGCAIYAKNTMIWTKLATIKDSDGRPYFVTDPTSGGVGRIFGLTVYEEDAVSDDEILVGNVSAGYVANCNENVSLYQEDHVTDRYTDYMGYAIIDGKVLTNKAFVLIKKSS
- a CDS encoding X2-like carbohydrate binding domain-containing protein, translating into MSPETATFSKAVPADVVLTVTGASLVTSVKNQASVVNASNYSYSSGSLTITDDYLATLANGAKTFTVVTDNGSAAVEITVTD
- a CDS encoding head-tail connector protein, with translation MPLSLEDLKLYLRVTDDVEDALISAQLAAAESYIKGKVSKTQRLSAREPLAIEDDSLYQQCVKLMVAHWYENRAISSTTRTTVIGIQHTVDAIVAHIEGCGDYL
- a CDS encoding head-tail adaptor protein, with the protein product MNPGKLNRYVVLKGLQTIQDEGGGAQESYLIKKSCWASMRTIRTYGEMLANRDTNVCLLEVTVRDNRRADLAPRRGDIVEWSGRVFDVESVSPPENGYVVMICREES
- a CDS encoding HK97 gp10 family phage protein, translated to MGDKIKVEWADRCNIKLSRSLMSMSKVIQDESAAAFRQTADEIQAGAKAVVRVRTGLLRESIKRTVRRKPDSIVARVFADYPATDRVHKTSTKKQAAGSRDYYAFAIEYGTKRSRAYPFLKPTANRLEDRALRRIDAIVNRELGKV
- a CDS encoding phage tail tube protein — encoded protein: MSKIAAKNSLIMIEISNTATALMACKDWALNTSRGTIDVSTIDSEWKEFLTGQVSADGSATVLYDPTDSTVQTAIETAMWEGTVVTMHLRPEGTGSGKPDYELDALITGWNITGATEDAISIAISFTGTGKITKTSQTTA